DNA from Amycolatopsis sp. DSM 110486:
GTCCCGCCTGGCGGCGACCGCGAGCTGCTACAGCCGAACCAGATCCCCGACGTCGTGAAGCACGCCGTGTACTCGGCCGAGGACAAGACGTTCGAGACCAACTCGGGCTTCGACGTCAAGGGCATCCTCGGCGCGGTGTACAACCAGGTCACCGGTGGTACCGGTGGTGGTTCGACCATCTCGCAGCAGTACATCAAGAAGGCCACGGAGAACGAAGCCCCGACGCTGACCCGTAAGTGGACCGAGCTCGCGAAGTCGTTCAAGCTCAACAACGAAGAGTCCAAATCGGACATCATCACGGGCTACCTGAACATCGTCTACTTCGGGCGCGGGGCCAACGGCATCGCAGCGGCCGCGAAGGCCTACTACGGCAAGGACGTGAGCCAGCTGTCCCCGTCGGAGTCGGCGCTGCTCGCCGGCCTGATCCAGCTGCCGAGCAAGTCGGAAGACCCGGCGTACACCCAGAAACGCTGGACCTACGTGATGGACCAGATGGTGGCCAACGGCTGGCTCTCGCAGGCCGACCGCGCCGCCGCGACGTTCCCGAAGCTCATCCCCAAGAACGCTCAGGCCAAGGAGAACGCGGGCACGCTGGACTACTTCATCCAGCAGCGCATCCTCGACGAGCTCGAGGCCAAAGGCTACGACCAGGACAAGCTCTACGGCAGCGGCGCGAAGATCTACACCACGATCGACCCCGCGGCGCAGCAAGCGGCGGTACAAGCCGTGCAGGACAACATGAAGGGGCAAACCGACGACAAGCTCTTGGGGGCACTCGTCGCTGTCGACCCGAGAACCGGCGGGGTCATCGCGTATTACGGTGGCCCGAACGTCGTGAAGGACGATGCCGGCAAGGACACACTCGGGCAGGACCGCGCGAACCAGGCAAGAAACCCCGGCTCGTCGATGAAGGCTTACGACCTCACCGCGTTTCTCAAGATGGGCAAGGGCCTCGGCGAGACCTTCGACGGTTCGAACAATCGGATGCTCGGTGGCCGCATCGTTCGCAACGCGGGTGAGAGCGCCAGCTGCGGCAAGGAGTGCACGGTCAAGAAGGCCATGGAGGTCTCCGCCAACACCGTGTTCTACGACATGGTGTTGAACGTGACCAAACCCGCGCCCGTCGCCGAAGCCGCGAAGGAAGCCGGGGTGCAGCCGGCGCCGGAGGGCAAGGCCAAGCTCGGCATCAACGACGCCAACATCGCGCTTGGCGGTGGTGAGACCGTAGTGACGCCGGAGGACATGGCAGCCGGGTATGCGACCTTCGCATCGGGCGGCATCTACCGCGAGCAGCACTTCGTGTCGAAGCTCACCAACTCGCAGGACGAGGTCGAGTTCGACGACACGACGCTGCAGGGCAAGCCGGCGTTCGACCCCGACGAGCAGAAGACCCAGCAGATCGCGGGCAACGTCACCGACGCACTCGAGCCGGTCATCAAGGAGTCTCACCTGAAGTGCCCGACCGGCCACGAGTGCGCGGGCAAGACCGGTACGCAGCAGTACACGCCATACGCCAAAGACCCGAAGTCATGGGCTGACCGCAACGCCCAGACCTGGATGGTCGGCTACACGCCGTCGGTGTCGGCGGCTGTCTGGGTTGGCGGCGACGGCAACTGGCCGCTACACGACGACAACAACAAGCCGATCTTCGGTGCCACGATCGCGGGCCCGGCGTGGCAGGAGTTCATGGACACCTACCTCAAGAGCAAGCCCGCCGAGAAGTTCCCGAAGGTCGACCCGATCGGCAAGGACGCGGACACGGTGACTCCCACGAGCCGCACCAGCAGCTCGGTGACCACCACGTCCAGCCCCACCACCACGCAGTCGACCCCGACCACGACGTCGAGCACCACGTCGTCGAGCGAGACGACCACGTCGGAGCCCACCACGACCAGTCGCCCCGGCGGCATCTTCGGCGGGGGCACCGGCAACGGCGGTGGTCCCGGGCGCAACGGCGGTGGCGGCGACGGCGGAGGCGGGGTCGAGGTGACCCCACCACCGAGACAGCCAGGCGGGTAGCACGTACCGAAGGGCTCCTCTCCGGTCAGGAGGGGAGCCCTTCGTCGTGTGCCGGACCCGCAACCCCGGCTCGAAGTGACCCAGCCGACATCGCTGAGCCGCCACCCTGGGCGTAGTTTTGTCCGGTTCACACCGCGCCGGGGCCGTTACCCAGAGATACGTCCCGCCGGTCGAGTGAACCGACCCCACCCGCGGTGCGTCCCCTTGTGGAGAGGGGATCTGCGCCCGCAGCACGCCCGCGTCCGAGAAGAGGATCCGCACGTGAACGACGACCGCAACCGCTCCTGGCCCGACCGGGATCCCGATCCGCGGCGTCAACCACCCCCTGCCGGCCGGCAGGGGCCACCACCGTGGGCCCGCAACCAGCCGCAGGGCGGCGCGCCTCGCACGCCCCCGCCGGGCAACCCGGCGCAGCCCGGCCAGCCCGGTCCCCGGGTGCCCCCGAACCGGCCCGGCACCCCGCCGCCCGGCTTCCGTCAGCCGCCTCCCGGCGCGCGCCGGCCAGGCCCGCCGCCGCCCGGACCGCGGCGTGAGCCGGAGCTGATGACGCACCACGTGCACAACGGCACCGCCAACGACCGCTACGACGCGGGTTACGACGCCGACGGCCCGCTCGACCCCGACGACGTCTACCCAGACGAGCCAGAGCTCGACAAGAAAGGCCGGCCGGTCCTCACCGCCGCCCAGAAGAAGAAGCGGCGCTGGAAGATCATTCGGCGCAGCGTCTACGCGTTCGTCGGCGTCTTCATCGTGATTCCCGCGATCGCGTTCGTGATCACGTACTTCAGCGTCGACGTGCCTTCGCCGCAGAGCGTGGCGTCGAGCCAGAACCAGGCCGTGACGTACCTCTACGCCGACGGCTCGCCGATGGGCAAGGACGTGCCGGCGGGCGGCAACCGGCAGATCCTCACCTCCGACCAGATCCCCGACATCATGAAGCACGCCGCCATCGCGACCGAGGACTCGTCGTTCGAGACCAACTCGGGCTTCGACGTCACCGGCATCCTGCGCGCGGTCTACAACCAGGTCACCGGCGGCACCGGCGGTGGTTCCACGATTTCCCAGCAGTACATCAAAAAGGCCACCGACAACGACGCGCCCACGCTCACCCGCAAGTGGACCGAGCTGGCGAAGTCGTTCAAGATGAACCAGACGTACTCGAAGCAGGACATCATCACCTCGTACCTGAACATCATCTACTTCGGACGTGGTGCGTACGGTGTCGGCGCGGCGTCGCAGGCCTTCTTCCACAAGGACGTGAAGGACCTCAGTTTCTCCGAAGCGGCGCTGCTCGCCGGGCTCATCCAGCAGCCGGGCCGGTCGGAGAACCCCAAGGTGGCAATGGACCGCTGGAACACCGCGCTCGACCGCATGGTGGAGAACCACTACATCACCGCGGCGGACCGCAAGGCGGCGCATTTCCCCACGCCGGTCCCGCTGTCGGAGGACAAGGAAGACTCGAGCGCGCCGTACCGCTTCATCTCCGACCAGGTGAGGGCGGAGCTCGAAGCCCACGGCATCTCGAGCGACCAATACTACTCGGGCGGCTACACGATCCAGACGACCATCGACAAGAAGGCGCAGGACCTCGCCCAGCAGGCGGGCGCCGACGCGCTGGCGAAGCAGTCGGACAACCGGCTTCTCGACGCGCTCGTGGCCGTCGACCCGAAAACCGGCGGCGTGCTCGCGTACTACGGCGGGCCCACGACCATCGATGTCAACGGCCAGAAGCAGAAAGCCCGTGACTGGGCCGACACCCCGCAGAACCCCGGTTCGTCGATGAAGCCGTACGACCTCACGGCGTTCCTCAAGATGGGCAAGGGGATCAACTCGACCTTCGACGGCCGCAACAACCGCGAGTTCGACGGGCGCATCGTGCGCAACGCCGGTGACAGCGACAGCTGCTCGGAGCAGTGCACCGTCGCCGAGGCCATGAAGATCTCGGCCAACACGGTGTTCTACGACATGGTCCTCAACGTCACCAAGCAGGGCCCGGTCGAGCAGGCCGCCGAGGAAGCCGGCGTGAAGACCAAGGACAACGGCGGCAAGTCGGTGATCTCCATCGCCGACAACAACATTTCCCTCGGTGGTGGCGGCACCCAGATCACACCCGCGGACCAGGCCTCGGCCTACGCGACGTTCGCCGGCGACGGCCAGCAGCGCGACCGGC
Protein-coding regions in this window:
- a CDS encoding transglycosylase domain-containing protein encodes the protein MPNANGQGGMPPRRQAPPPPPGPNGPAASPPQGFRQPGPPGPGRPGRNPSGPVRRPPQGRPEPPPPAYPDREPDLITHAAHNGTEFGYDPYDDRYDDRYDSSEHPQYSDEDDFEDEGPELDENGKPIKPPLTPKQRKKRRWKIIRRVAYACVGLFVVVPAVAFVITYFLVKVPSPQDVKALQSQPITFYYANNQVMGRSVPPGGDRELLQPNQIPDVVKHAVYSAEDKTFETNSGFDVKGILGAVYNQVTGGTGGGSTISQQYIKKATENEAPTLTRKWTELAKSFKLNNEESKSDIITGYLNIVYFGRGANGIAAAAKAYYGKDVSQLSPSESALLAGLIQLPSKSEDPAYTQKRWTYVMDQMVANGWLSQADRAAATFPKLIPKNAQAKENAGTLDYFIQQRILDELEAKGYDQDKLYGSGAKIYTTIDPAAQQAAVQAVQDNMKGQTDDKLLGALVAVDPRTGGVIAYYGGPNVVKDDAGKDTLGQDRANQARNPGSSMKAYDLTAFLKMGKGLGETFDGSNNRMLGGRIVRNAGESASCGKECTVKKAMEVSANTVFYDMVLNVTKPAPVAEAAKEAGVQPAPEGKAKLGINDANIALGGGETVVTPEDMAAGYATFASGGIYREQHFVSKLTNSQDEVEFDDTTLQGKPAFDPDEQKTQQIAGNVTDALEPVIKESHLKCPTGHECAGKTGTQQYTPYAKDPKSWADRNAQTWMVGYTPSVSAAVWVGGDGNWPLHDDNNKPIFGATIAGPAWQEFMDTYLKSKPAEKFPKVDPIGKDADTVTPTSRTSSSVTTTSSPTTTQSTPTTTSSTTSSSETTTSEPTTTSRPGGIFGGGTGNGGGPGRNGGGGDGGGGVEVTPPPRQPGG
- a CDS encoding transglycosylase domain-containing protein: MNDDRNRSWPDRDPDPRRQPPPAGRQGPPPWARNQPQGGAPRTPPPGNPAQPGQPGPRVPPNRPGTPPPGFRQPPPGARRPGPPPPGPRREPELMTHHVHNGTANDRYDAGYDADGPLDPDDVYPDEPELDKKGRPVLTAAQKKKRRWKIIRRSVYAFVGVFIVIPAIAFVITYFSVDVPSPQSVASSQNQAVTYLYADGSPMGKDVPAGGNRQILTSDQIPDIMKHAAIATEDSSFETNSGFDVTGILRAVYNQVTGGTGGGSTISQQYIKKATDNDAPTLTRKWTELAKSFKMNQTYSKQDIITSYLNIIYFGRGAYGVGAASQAFFHKDVKDLSFSEAALLAGLIQQPGRSENPKVAMDRWNTALDRMVENHYITAADRKAAHFPTPVPLSEDKEDSSAPYRFISDQVRAELEAHGISSDQYYSGGYTIQTTIDKKAQDLAQQAGADALAKQSDNRLLDALVAVDPKTGGVLAYYGGPTTIDVNGQKQKARDWADTPQNPGSSMKPYDLTAFLKMGKGINSTFDGRNNREFDGRIVRNAGDSDSCSEQCTVAEAMKISANTVFYDMVLNVTKQGPVEQAAEEAGVKTKDNGGKSVISIADNNISLGGGGTQITPADQASAYATFAGDGQQRDRHFVLKVTNSQNEVAYEAQAQPAKSAFADGDADLSKQIAGNVTKALQPVIGFSKLKCPTGHECAGKTGTQQHTKRPGEPASAANANAQTWMVGYTPSVSVAVWVGGNGDLDLHGKGSTPIFGSTIAGPLWQKFMTTYLAGKPAERFPQVDLIGDAAPPSGPPSDPNIPPSDITPTDNPNDPNNPGGGDGNNPVNPGDPNGPGGPGGNFPSFPTQTPKPPKHPPSGDPTDTGDPGDTGVPSE